The Nitrospiraceae bacterium DNA window GAATTCTCGTCCAATTCCTCTCCGCTACGTACCCTCCTCTTGACAGAGTGCTAGCACCTTCGTACGCTGCTGCCCATTAGTTTATTTTCTGGAGGTAAGACAATGGCGTGGTGGATTTCCTGCATGGACTGGCTGGGCAATTCCAGCCGGGCATTCATATTCGTTTCTGCAACGGTCTCTCTGCTGATCCCAGCGGAGGTCTTGGCCGATGAACTTCCCAAGGAATCCGTGCTCCCGCTCAATCTGGCGGGAAGAGCGGTTCAAGCGTCGCTAGATGCCTGCAAGAAGGATGGATATCGGGTGAGTGTGTCTGTTGTCGATCGGGCAGGTGTTCTTCGTGCCATGGCTCGTGCTGATGGAGCAGGTCCACATACAGTCGATAGTAGCCGGAAAAAAGCTTACACCGCGGCCAGCCTTCGTCGTCCGACCACAGAGTTGGCCGAACTCATGAATAAGATGCCGACGCTTCAAGCTCTGCGAGACATGAACAACGACATCCTGATGCTGGGAGGCGGATTGCCGATCGAAATCGGCGGCGATGTTGTCGGTGGGATTGGAGTCGGAGGAGCACCCGGTGCACACCTCGATGATGCCTGTGCGCAAGCAGGGCTCGATGCGATCAGTGCCGCGCCAAAAGTACCGGCCAAGTGAAACGGCCTCACGGAACGAAAGGTATTCTGTACCTTCTTCTCTCCCTGTTTGCCTGTAATAGTGATGTGCCCGTGTCGGCCTCAGTTGATCTACCGGCGGTCCAGATGCGTCTGACGATCACGCGAGTGGCGACTCACCCGTTTCTTTCCAGATACAACCTCCGACTGACAGTGAAAGGTCCCCGGAACTGTCTGGCCGAGGCCACACTCTTTCCGGACACGGGATACGTGAGCCGGCGGAACGTCTATATGACTCCTGCAGGCCTGGTCTATGTCGTGGGTCAGTTCGATGCTCGTGTGGTCGATGGTACGCGATGCGCGATTACGCTGGCCGAGTTTCGCCATCTTGAACGAGACGTCGTGTTTCTCGGCAGTTTCGATGAACAGGAACAAGGACGGTGGGCATTCCTGCCAGCGGCCCGCCGGCGGGAGTTACCATTTGAAAAGCTCTGAGTGCCTCAGTCGGCACCGAAGGGGTGATCAATCGCGAGGAGCCAGTCACCGGTCGGTTGTTGGCGTGCGACCTCCACACTCTGGCCAACCATTCTGACAGGGTTTCCGTCTGGGCCGGTTCCCGTGAGTGTCCACTGTCCCCTGAGCAATGCCACGCCGGTGCCGTGGATCACGAACACGGTTCGAACGTGCATCGTTCCTTTCAGCGCCAGGAATTGTGCGAGGGCATGGCGGATAGCGGTATGCCCTCGTGTGACTTGACCGGGCTGCGGGATCAGCGCGCCTTCCGGCTCATAGAGTGCGATGATCGCATCCACGTTTCCGTCGTTGAAGGCTGATGAAAAGAGATGATGGATATCTTCCGGCCTCTGTATACCCATCGGAGGCTCCTCTCGTTACATGATCGGTTGCACTGATGGTCCGCCGCAGCCCATGAGGTCCGTACGGACACCTGCCGAAACTGAGCACAGCAGAAGGCATGTGGCGACGAGCTTTCTTCTGCGCCCGATGGACGATACCATGCTCCTGGCCGATGGGAAGAGTCAATCAACGGTGTGTAATGGTTCGTCGCCACGATAAAAGACAATCTCAAAAGCACCTTGCAGTGCGAGATCTGATCTAACCCGGATGGTCACAAGCAGTCAGCAGTTGTCAGCCTGGATGATTTGAAACAGTCATGAAACAGGCGATTATCGGGTTTCACCAAGATGAGCAAGGCGATTGGGTAGCCGACCTGGCCTGTGGCCATGGGCAGCACGTGCGTCACCAGCCGCCTCTCACCAGCCGTCCATGGGTACTCACCGAAGCGGGCAGGAGAAGCCATCTTGGCCAACAACTCAACTGCTTGAAGTGTGAAGAGAATTCATGAGTACAGATGAAACAGAACAGAGAGAGTCGGCGTTCACGCTCGTGGGAATGATGATTGTCGTGGCGATCCTCGGAATGTTGGCCGCCGTCGCTATGCTTTCATACGCCCATTTCACCAAAAAGTCTCAGAGCGTTGGAGCAGAGATAGCAGTGGCTGAAGTGGCTCGTCCGGAGGAGGTATCCTTTTCTTGGACGGGCACGTATTCATCCGATCTTGATGCCATCGGATTCAAACCAAACCCGCCACGACAGTACGATCGATTCTCAGTCCAAGCAGGTTACGGTCCGGATAGGTCAATGTGTGAAGTCGCTGCTGATCATCTCTCAGGCGTTGGCACTGGTCAATCACCATCTCTTACCAACTATGCGAGCAATCAAGCGGATGGGAATAAGTCTGGTGGCGGTGGAGTTCATGCGGGACAAGGCAAGATATCCACCGTCATGTCGGTCGGAAATACCGGCAGCGGTCAATTAGTCGGTGGAGGAGTACAAGATGAACTCAGTGAACAAATGGGGCGAACTTTCGGTCAATCCTTTTCAGTTGGTCTGACCGTCGATTCTGGAAAACCAAACAGCCTGGGTACGGTGAACAAGTGGATCTATCAATCGTTGTGCGGGGGTTCGCCAGATGACGCCGAGCCCATATTCAGAGAGGGCTTGCAATCACGCTGGAGCTCAGTCGAGAAGGAAAGCCGATTTCATTCGCATATCATCATGCGGTGAGTTGGAGTGGAACTCATGCCGAGACCCGAAGCCTGCCACGGCACGAGTTGAGGTCCGCGGTACTGATAACCTCCTTCGACAGGATCTCTTGCCAACAGCAATGGCGTGTCCAGGTCGAGGATCTCAAAGCCTCCCAAACCCAGGACCAGGCTGAACGAGCATCCCATGGCTATCCTCGATTCAACCATTCCGCCGATCATGAGTTTAAGCCCTGCCTGTTTCGTGAACGACACGATCTCTTTGGCCTGCGCGACACCGGTCTTCATGGTCTTGATATTGATATAGTCGACGGCCTTTCGGGCGACTACCTCTTGAGCATCGATCAGCGAACGCACGGACTCATCCGCAGCGACGGGAATCCCTGTCTCACTCCGAATCGCGGCCATGCTATCGAGATCATCTCGTAGGACCGGCTGCTCAAGCAGGATCATCGTCCCTCCAAACTTCTTAATGCCATTCACAAAGCGGAGGCAGCCCTCGCGTGAAAAGCCTTGATTACCGTCACCGATGAAGGTGACGCCAGGGGATGTTTTGTGAACAGCTTCTAACCGTCGAATATCCTCCCCCACATCGTTCCCGACCTTCATTTTGAAAAGCCGAAAACCGTTCGCATACCACTTCTGAGCCAACCTCAGGGTTGTGTCGATGTCACAGATGGGAATGGTAATGTCAGTTTCGTATTCACGGACATCGGCACTTCCCCAGAGTTGCCACATTGGTATATTGGAGGCCCGACAATAGGCGTCGATACAGGCTGTTTCCAGCCCGCAACGTGCGGCGGGATGGGTCGGTGCCTGTTCAGATAGCACACGTCCGATGGCTTCATAGTCGAAGGCCGACCGGCCCAGAATGGTCTTGCTGAGCTGCTGGAGCACTGCAAGGCAACTCTCGCGATTTTCTCCACCTACCTCCGGGAATGGCGCCGCTTCACCATACCCTTGTGCGCCGCCCGAAAGCGTGATCCGAACGAAAACATTCTCTGCGATCAGGCGTGCACCGGTAGCCACAACAAACGGGTCCGTGATGGGGATGTCGACGGGCCAGTATTCCACTCTGGAGATTTCGAGTAAAGTGGGCGGCATTGCCGTATTGTGTGAAGGAGCGATAGATAAGAAAATAGTTCGTCCTTATGCGTAGCGATCATTGTTCCACGGCAGGGCCGTGTTGGAATAGCCACGGACTTCCCAGAATCCTTTCTCATCCTTGTCCGCAAACGTGATCTCCTTGACCCACTTCGCTCCTTTCCACGCGTAGCGTTTTGGGACAATCACACGCACCGGCCCGCCGTGCTCTTTCGTCAGTGGTTTGCCGTTCCATTGATGGGCGAGTAGCACGTCGCTGTCGTCGCAGGCTTCGAGCGGAAGATTCGTCGTATAGTCATCGTATGACTTGAAGAGTACAAACTTCGCCAGAGAGAGAGGCCCTACGACGGAGAGAATGTGTTTGAAACTGACGCCCTCCCATGCATTGTCGTATCGGCTCCAACTCGTGACGCAGTGAAAGTCTGAGATATCCGTGAATTGCGGTCGAGCGAGGAATTGGTCCCATGTCCATGTGAGAGGATGGGCCACGAATCCTCCGATGGTCAATTTCCATTCTGAAAGGGGAATGTCCGGCTTGAACCCAAGGTCCAGGACGGGCCACGTTTCTACCAGGTGTTGCCCCGGTGGTAGCCGGTCGTCGCCTTCAGAGAAGACTTCGCGTTCTTCGCCGCCACGTCGTGCCTTCGCCCACTGCTCTTTCGTCTTAATCAGGCGCTCGTTTTGATCCATCGATATAGTCTCCTGTAAGAGGAGAGTAGGGCAAACGGGGGCAAC harbors:
- a CDS encoding nuclear transport factor 2 family protein, with the protein product MGIQRPEDIHHLFSSAFNDGNVDAIIALYEPEGALIPQPGQVTRGHTAIRHALAQFLALKGTMHVRTVFVIHGTGVALLRGQWTLTGTGPDGNPVRMVGQSVEVARQQPTGDWLLAIDHPFGAD
- a CDS encoding sulfite oxidase-like oxidoreductase, giving the protein MDQNERLIKTKEQWAKARRGGEEREVFSEGDDRLPPGQHLVETWPVLDLGFKPDIPLSEWKLTIGGFVAHPLTWTWDQFLARPQFTDISDFHCVTSWSRYDNAWEGVSFKHILSVVGPLSLAKFVLFKSYDDYTTNLPLEACDDSDVLLAHQWNGKPLTKEHGGPVRVIVPKRYAWKGAKWVKEITFADKDEKGFWEVRGYSNTALPWNNDRYA
- a CDS encoding DUF3565 domain-containing protein, whose product is MKQAIIGFHQDEQGDWVADLACGHGQHVRHQPPLTSRPWVLTEAGRRSHLGQQLNCLKCEENS
- a CDS encoding dipeptide epimerase, with product MPPTLLEISRVEYWPVDIPITDPFVVATGARLIAENVFVRITLSGGAQGYGEAAPFPEVGGENRESCLAVLQQLSKTILGRSAFDYEAIGRVLSEQAPTHPAARCGLETACIDAYCRASNIPMWQLWGSADVREYETDITIPICDIDTTLRLAQKWYANGFRLFKMKVGNDVGEDIRRLEAVHKTSPGVTFIGDGNQGFSREGCLRFVNGIKKFGGTMILLEQPVLRDDLDSMAAIRSETGIPVAADESVRSLIDAQEVVARKAVDYINIKTMKTGVAQAKEIVSFTKQAGLKLMIGGMVESRIAMGCSFSLVLGLGGFEILDLDTPLLLARDPVEGGYQYRGPQLVPWQASGLGMSSTPTHRMMICE
- a CDS encoding heme-binding protein, with the translated sequence MAWWISCMDWLGNSSRAFIFVSATVSLLIPAEVLADELPKESVLPLNLAGRAVQASLDACKKDGYRVSVSVVDRAGVLRAMARADGAGPHTVDSSRKKAYTAASLRRPTTELAELMNKMPTLQALRDMNNDILMLGGGLPIEIGGDVVGGIGVGGAPGAHLDDACAQAGLDAISAAPKVPAK
- a CDS encoding prepilin-type N-terminal cleavage/methylation domain-containing protein, with the translated sequence MSTDETEQRESAFTLVGMMIVVAILGMLAAVAMLSYAHFTKKSQSVGAEIAVAEVARPEEVSFSWTGTYSSDLDAIGFKPNPPRQYDRFSVQAGYGPDRSMCEVAADHLSGVGTGQSPSLTNYASNQADGNKSGGGGVHAGQGKISTVMSVGNTGSGQLVGGGVQDELSEQMGRTFGQSFSVGLTVDSGKPNSLGTVNKWIYQSLCGGSPDDAEPIFREGLQSRWSSVEKESRFHSHIIMR